The genomic stretch CACCCCTTCACCCGTTCGGCGGAGCGGTGTAAGACGCCCGCAGCTTTAAGCGGCTCTATGTTGACCCGCACGCCGTAGTCCCGGTTCGGTCGGTAACCCTCCTTTACGATCTCGTTCACCCTTTCGCACACCCACTCGCTTCGGCTCCGAACGGAGAGAGCATGGGGGTTCAGGAGTTGATCAAGCTTCCCCTCAAGCCCTCTCAACGCCTCGAGCCGTGAGCGGGAATCCTGCAGACTGCGTTCTATCTCACGCTGCTCTCTGAGAGAACGATCCTCCTGACGAGCTTCGAGAAGCTGTCTCTCGTATCGCTCCACCTCCCTCTCGGCGCCCTCAAGCAAAGGACGCAGATAAAGCGTGCGTATCTTTGGGATGGTGTCGGCGTCGAGCTTATGCCAGTGGACGAACCATGCCCCCACGAGCCGCTGTCCCCTGCCCTCCGTCCGGGCCTCCACCTGCCAGATGATCGGACGCAGGCGATAGAGTCCGGTGTGGTATCCTGCGAAATCGTCGGCGAGCCAATCCTCAAGCCGTTTCCCCAGTGCGCTCTCGATCTCCCGCTCCGCGCCGTTACCATCGCCGAACAGTTCGGTAAGCTTCCCCCGAACGCGCTCGGCGAGCCCCTGCTCCAGCCGTCCATCGGCCGTCGACTGGCCGAACAGCGGGACGATCCCGTCGGGGTCCTCCCTGATCGCCTCGTGTGCGAGATAATGGATCAAGCGGCGGATATGTTCCTCAGGAGGCAGGAGGCCGGAGACTGGAGGCCGGTCCTCGTTTTCCGCTTCCTCGGTTTCCTCGACGTTTTCCCCCAGCTCGGCTTCGATCAGGGCGCGATCCTCATCGGAGATGTCGTAGAGCCGGTAGACCTCGTCGTCTATTCGTTTCTGGATCTCCTCGATCCTCGTCCGAAGCCTCCTCTCCCACTCGATGCAGGCATCGGCGAGGGCGAGGATTCCACCCTCCTCGAGATCAGGCGGGTTTTCGAGGCCGAGCGTTATCCTCCAGGGGAGGTGAAATCCCTTGCCTACTTCGCTCCATCGGAAATCCTTTGAAAGCGGATGGTCCGTCCTCGGAACGGCCACCTCCTCATCCCACTGTCCCCTGAGGGCATCCCAGATCTGAAGGAGCCAGGGTTTGATAAATACCGTCGAGATCTCATCACCTGTTGTCCACTCTCTCAAAAGATCTCGGCCTTCTCGAGCAAGAGAAGCTAAGAGAAGATTACCAAAAACACTTTCAACTACAGGTAATCGCGCTATTAACCCTACACCTACATTCTGAATGTTCGGATCAATTAAGACAGTAAGAATCATGGTCAAAGGGGTTCGCAACCATGCCAGAAATGACCATTTTACATCGGAATTCTCATGAAAAACGGCGTGGTATCCACAAGCAAAGATAGTCCCGCTCGGCAAGTGATACACATTAAGCCGTAGTTTTATTGGCGCATCAGTCCATGCCATTTTGTTAACCCACGCCAGCCCCTCGCGGAAGTAGAAGGATTCGTTGCGGATGACGGCGTTTGAGAAGTTGCGAATCTCCTCCCCATCGTTCCCCCAATTCACGACGAGTTGGATGTCGTGGAAAAAAGGTTTACCTCCCTTGGCGAAGGGGACCCACCTTTTGCCCTGGAATGTCTCCTCCCGGCTGGTGGCGATCTCATCGGCGGGGACCTCCCACCAGCAGCGGGTGAAGCGGAGGTCGTCGCTGGTCTGTAAACCCACCTTCACATCGGCGATCTTCGGCTTGTCAGGCATACCGGCAACATCGCGGTCGAGCGGCGGGAATCTTTTGAAGAGCTTCCTCAACGATTTCGGCGCCCAGTACGCATACGGGCTGCCCGGCGCCTCCACCAATTCGCCCAAAGTTACCTTGAACACCACTTTATCTCGCATCTCTCACCTCCCCCCTGTCCATTCACCTGCCTTTTGTATTCCTTGGAGGCTTCACACCTGATCTCTCCATGATATACCTTATAGCTTCACCCGTCCGATCTATACCAGCGCTACAATGAACGAGGACAGGTTTAGGCAAACACTCGAACGCCCGGTAAATGAGATCAAGGCTCTCCTCCAGTTCCCGCCACCCTTGTGGGTCATGGGCAGGGTCAGTGATGGGAATGTGTTTCACCGTCAAGCCTCGCTGGCGATATCGCTCGATCAATCCGCCTGGGACCCCGGCATAGTATTCCAGTTGTTCATCGGTCAGCAGGCAGATGATGCTCTTTATACCCATCTCCTTGACGCGGTCTATCCACTCGTCCACCGTTTCAAGCGATACATCCCTGTCCGGATATCCGGGACGATTTGACCGGGCCAATAGGCCCTTTTTAACCCACTTTGGTTGCCTCATCACGCTCCCTCATGTTTTGCGTTTCTTCCATTACCTTTCCGTTACCTTTGCGTTACTTTTGGACAACGCATAGCGTAAAGATTTGCCTGTGCCCTCTTGCACTAGAAGACCTCGCTGGACTAGATCGTTCAGTTCCAGATAGGCCGTCTTATTGGAAACGCTGTTTACCTGACGATACTCGCGATTGGTGATACTACCTTTTTCCTTAACGTAAAGCACCGCCTTAATCTGCCGCTCGTTCAGCCCCAGTGAGCGCAGGTGGTCTTCGGTCAGGATGTCCTGGCGGAAGGTGAGCCACAGACCACCCATGCGCTCCTCAAATTCGGGTTCGGGCAAATTGGCATCCGCACACTCGTCCAGGATCTTCTGGATGCCACGACCCCATTGCTCGATCAGGCCCGCGTAGTAGAATATCTCGGCGATCTTACGGTTGCGCGGTTTGGAAGGATGAGGCCCCTTAAGTTGCTCCACACTCAATGGGGGTGGAAGGCCACCGGGGTTGAAGAACACGATGCGGTCGTCATACCACCACACCTGGATGTGCCCGGTATCCAGGTAGTCGCGATGGCAGACCGCGTTGGTGATGGCTTCCCGCAGAGCTTCCAGCGGATACTCCCAGATGACCTCCCGCGCAGGCTCACCCACAAACTCGAAGCGGGTCTGAAGCCGCTCCCGGAAGTAAAGCATTGTGTTTTCCACCTGATCGAACAGGGTGCCTCCAATGAGGCGATCATCTACGATGAGAGTCGGCGAACGAAAGCGTCCGATTTTAACCCTGGCTGAGGGATAGAAACGCTGGGGATCTTTGCCGAACAGCAGCACCGCCGCCCGAAGCAGTTCCCCTTCCCGTAACAAACCCAGTTTCTCCAGCACTGTGCGGTCATCCTCGTTGGGTGGGATTGGACGGCGTTCCTTTTGATTGCACAGGGCGCGGAAGCGCTTCAGTTGTTCAGGGTCCAGGTCATCGAGCGTAGCTCTCGGCTCCACCACCTCGTCCCAGGTCATACCGACTTTATCCAAAACCGCCCTCGTCAGGTCCTCCTCGGTCATCCGTCGGGTGCTTTTACCTACTCGTTTGAAGTATCGCCCGCGACACGGCACCGGTTTCATCGGGCTCTCAAGCACGCGGATGAGCACGATCGCCTCACCCTTATAATCCACCATGCTTATCTGTGGGTTCATATGGGTTGCCTGGGCGATCCTGTTAGCCCAGTCACGCAGAGTCTCCTTGCCCAGCGTGATGCCTTTCACCGTTCCGTCGTCGCGCACACCGATGAGCAACATGCCTCCCTTTGTGTTGGCGAAGGCGGAGATGGTCTCCAGGGCTTCATTATCCAGGTTCTCCTTAAACTCCACCACCTCCGATTCGCCTTCCTGAAGTAATTTCTCCAGCTCCTCCTGAGTCATTTAATCCCCCTCCCCTGCTTTGTATTCCGACAACGCTTCTTCGAACTTGATCCGTTTCTCGTCCCAATCCCATTTTGTCAGGCGGAAACAGGTGACAGGGTGCTCACTCCAGTCCACTCCGTCATTATCATGGCGTTTCCTCAAGGTGAAGGCGGCGTAGCGTGCGGTGGCCTCGTCCAGAACGTTGAATCCGAGATCCAGGAGCACCTCCATCAGGGCGTCCCCACGCAGTATCTCCTCCCTCAACTTCTGGAACGATTTGAGAAACAGGAAGGTTCTCCCGGTGAGTGCACCGACATAACCGCCGGACTTGGTGAGTTCTATCGCCTGCTCGATGAAGGCGGCGTAGTAGTCGCTGTGGGTTCTGGGATAGTGTTTGCGGGCGTATTCCTTGCAGGT from Candidatus Poribacteria bacterium encodes the following:
- a CDS encoding putative DNA binding domain-containing protein, with the translated sequence MTQEELEKLLQEGESEVVEFKENLDNEALETISAFANTKGGMLLIGVRDDGTVKGITLGKETLRDWANRIAQATHMNPQISMVDYKGEAIVLIRVLESPMKPVPCRGRYFKRVGKSTRRMTEEDLTRAVLDKVGMTWDEVVEPRATLDDLDPEQLKRFRALCNQKERRPIPPNEDDRTVLEKLGLLREGELLRAAVLLFGKDPQRFYPSARVKIGRFRSPTLIVDDRLIGGTLFDQVENTMLYFRERLQTRFEFVGEPAREVIWEYPLEALREAITNAVCHRDYLDTGHIQVWWYDDRIVFFNPGGLPPPLSVEQLKGPHPSKPRNRKIAEIFYYAGLIEQWGRGIQKILDECADANLPEPEFEERMGGLWLTFRQDILTEDHLRSLGLNERQIKAVLYVKEKGSITNREYRQVNSVSNKTAYLELNDLVQRGLLVQEGTGKSLRYALSKSNAKVTER
- a CDS encoding dual specificity protein phosphatase family protein; the protein is MRQPKWVKKGLLARSNRPGYPDRDVSLETVDEWIDRVKEMGIKSIICLLTDEQLEYYAGVPGGLIERYRQRGLTVKHIPITDPAHDPQGWRELEESLDLIYRAFECLPKPVLVHCSAGIDRTGEAIRYIMERSGVKPPRNTKGR